The following are encoded together in the Aerococcus mictus genome:
- the cls gene encoding cardiolipin synthase, producing the protein MTNWVNILIIAIILINTVSAIYTVFRQERPVATIWAWLLVLILLPGLGFVIYFFLGRKISDKQIFQLNEKEAMGMTTLVNKNIDDSGKQRFISDYDPELQELIILLYRSNFSILTANNEVEIFDEGKEKIEALLKDIAAAKHHIHIQYYILTPDEVGNRVLDALTKKAQEGVEVRLLYDALGSRQLKDKDLEALRAAGGVASAFFGYSTWIQNFRLNFRNHRKIVVIDGRVGYIGGFNIAKEYIGKGPLGYWRDTHLRVVGEAVQALQSRFVVDWYASTDEDTSLLLAEPELAHDYFPLFPVEDKVPMQIVSSGPEDETDQIKMGYLKMITMARSRIYLHTPYFIPDSPILEALELAALSGIEVHIMIPCKPDHPFVYRATEYYSKEVLASGVHVHRYDKGFLHSKMMIVDDRIASVGTANFDIRSFRLNFEVNAFIYDKTVVAELIAQYERDLEDSTLLTREYFDNQSGWKKFKQKGSRLLAPIL; encoded by the coding sequence ATGACCAATTGGGTAAATATTTTAATTATTGCCATTATTTTAATTAATACGGTGTCGGCGATTTATACGGTTTTTCGCCAAGAGCGGCCAGTAGCGACGATTTGGGCTTGGTTACTTGTCCTAATCTTACTGCCGGGGCTAGGTTTTGTGATTTACTTTTTCTTGGGGAGAAAGATTTCTGATAAGCAGATCTTCCAATTGAATGAGAAGGAAGCTATGGGGATGACCACCCTAGTCAACAAAAACATTGATGACTCGGGCAAACAGCGTTTTATCTCTGACTATGATCCTGAACTGCAAGAATTAATTATCCTGCTTTACCGCTCTAATTTTTCAATTTTAACCGCTAATAATGAGGTTGAAATCTTTGATGAGGGCAAGGAAAAAATTGAAGCCCTCTTAAAGGATATCGCGGCAGCCAAGCATCATATTCATATCCAATACTATATCCTTACTCCTGACGAGGTGGGTAACCGGGTCTTAGACGCCTTGACTAAAAAAGCCCAAGAGGGGGTTGAAGTCAGGCTCCTATATGATGCCCTAGGAAGTCGTCAATTAAAGGATAAGGATTTAGAAGCGCTGCGAGCAGCAGGGGGAGTGGCTTCGGCCTTCTTTGGTTACTCGACCTGGATTCAAAATTTCCGTTTGAACTTCCGTAACCACCGCAAAATTGTTGTTATTGACGGGCGGGTTGGCTATATCGGCGGCTTTAATATTGCTAAGGAATATATCGGTAAGGGGCCCTTGGGCTACTGGCGCGACACCCATTTAAGGGTAGTTGGCGAGGCAGTTCAAGCCCTGCAAAGTCGTTTTGTGGTTGACTGGTATGCGTCAACGGACGAGGATACTAGTCTCTTACTGGCTGAACCTGAATTGGCCCATGACTATTTCCCCTTATTCCCGGTTGAGGATAAAGTTCCTATGCAAATTGTTTCCTCGGGACCTGAAGATGAAACCGACCAAATTAAGATGGGGTATTTGAAGATGATCACCATGGCCAGGTCACGGATTTACTTGCACACGCCTTACTTTATTCCGGATTCACCGATTTTGGAGGCTTTGGAACTTGCCGCCCTGTCTGGTATTGAAGTCCATATCATGATCCCATGTAAGCCGGACCACCCCTTTGTTTATCGGGCCACTGAATACTATAGTAAGGAAGTCTTAGCCTCTGGCGTTCATGTTCATCGCTATGACAAGGGCTTCCTGCATTCCAAGATGATGATTGTGGATGACCGGATTGCCAGTGTGGGGACCGCCAACTTCGATATTCGATCTTTCCGCTTGAATTTTGAAGTGAACGCCTTTATCTATGATAAGACGGTGGTGGCTGAATTGATTGCCCAATATGAACGTGACTTAGAGGATTCGACGCTTCTGACCCGAGAATACTTCGACAATCAATCCGGCTGGAAGAAGTTCAAACAAAAGGGCTCTCGCCTCTTAGCGCCGATTTTATAA